In one Desulfoferula mesophila genomic region, the following are encoded:
- a CDS encoding sulfite exporter TauE/SafE family protein yields the protein MDWLFMHMPIAGVDIFWPGLVLIGFAVGVIGGFFGMGGAWMVTPGLNILGFPMAFAIGTDIAHIAGKSMISTMRHSKFGNVDYRLGFIMLIGTMAGIEVGAQGIMALERIGRVGPVVRWVYVIFLGLISFMVFYDYIKAVRSRTKSDDPSHTGATGGINWAPTLHKIKIPPMVHFRVANIHCSAWLPISISFLTGVLAGFLGVGGGVLRMPALIYFIGAPTHVAVGTDLFEVMISGLYGAFTYSLKGRIELVAVFVMLCGAAIGAQIGTVATKYAQGYGIRLLFGCAVLTCMISIVCKQYGANAAATVLILGAISVICIYIMAIMFRGAANELREKKMGSSGAKA from the coding sequence ATGGATTGGCTATTCATGCACATGCCCATCGCGGGGGTCGATATCTTCTGGCCCGGCCTGGTGTTGATCGGATTCGCGGTGGGGGTGATCGGCGGCTTCTTCGGCATGGGCGGGGCCTGGATGGTGACCCCGGGGCTCAACATCCTGGGATTCCCCATGGCCTTCGCCATCGGCACCGACATCGCCCACATCGCGGGCAAGTCGATGATCTCCACCATGCGGCACTCCAAATTCGGCAACGTGGACTACCGCCTGGGCTTCATCATGCTGATAGGCACCATGGCGGGCATCGAGGTGGGCGCCCAAGGCATCATGGCCCTGGAACGCATCGGCCGGGTGGGCCCGGTGGTGCGCTGGGTCTACGTGATCTTCCTGGGCCTCATCTCGTTCATGGTGTTTTATGATTACATCAAGGCGGTGAGAAGCCGCACCAAGAGCGACGACCCCAGCCACACGGGAGCCACCGGCGGCATCAACTGGGCGCCGACCCTGCACAAGATCAAGATTCCGCCCATGGTGCACTTCCGGGTCGCCAACATCCACTGTTCGGCGTGGCTGCCCATCTCCATCAGCTTCCTCACCGGCGTGCTGGCCGGCTTTCTGGGCGTGGGCGGCGGCGTGCTGCGCATGCCCGCCCTGATCTACTTCATCGGCGCCCCCACCCACGTGGCCGTGGGCACCGACCTGTTCGAGGTGATGATCTCCGGCCTGTACGGAGCCTTCACCTACAGCCTCAAGGGCCGCATCGAGCTGGTGGCGGTGTTCGTGATGCTCTGCGGCGCGGCCATAGGCGCCCAGATCGGCACCGTGGCCACCAAGTACGCCCAGGGCTACGGCATCCGCCTTCTGTTCGGCTGCGCGGTGCTTACCTGCATGATCTCCATCGTCTGCAAGCAGTACGGCGCCAACGCCGCGGCCACGGTGCTCATCCTGGGGGCCATCAGCGTCATCTGCATCTACATCATGGCGATCATGTTCCGGGGCGCGGCCAACGAACTGCGGGAAAAGAAGATGGGCTCATCCGGGGCCAAGGCATAG
- a CDS encoding PEP/pyruvate-binding domain-containing protein: MVKRIGKILNRLRGGNGSLGPGAHGELKLRFREFKYLLRANNEVLAIIAEIEQQLAEGGQVGLDFLRSRYIAASSKVYKMIRHLGHISDNRYPQLEVAFHRIRAEIDRILEEGGGTRSGVLVLPLENLEPGEAHLAGSKASNLAELARAGLPVPEGFVVTTEAFRSFMDFSGLGGALRQAVMILEGSSLAEVEDFSRLLQQKILDAPLPPELEKELRAGAARLGAQGARGLISLRSSAVGEDTQSSFAGLYRSLLGVSPDGAASAYRAVVAALFAPEAVVYRRRRGLLDQDAEMAVLVQAMVEPKASGVMYTTDPLGGGKGPLLISAVRGLGQSLVDGSVDPDLYRLERRHPPLLLDFCPGGQRESLGLENEGLSRSGLDEAGREEPPLSEGQALELARLGLELEERFTCPQDVEWALTGDNRLVILQSRPLQVLAARAGAEAAPSVEPLLSGGQTARPGAGSGVAFVVEPGGDLKDFPDGGVLVAKSSSPALAAALPRAAALVTDVGGVAGHLASLAREMGVPALVGTGEATKLIAPGREITVDAGGRRIYPGRVTELTGPEPSTSLCRPRPLPIPYWHQAAGLITRLNLTDPHSPRFAPARCSTFHDIIRYVHEMSFKEMFRLGDEVGRDPGGGAQRLEAVLPFELWLIDLGGGLNAGEGVAIKPEQVTSLPGAALLGGLLDPAVDWNRPRPVSLKGLASVFSASLLTPPRDGKVRDMGQRAYAIVSAEYLNFNCRVGYHFTALDSFVGAQQNDNYISFRFHGGAATEDRRQLRAELIERLLTDLGFSVERTGDQVSAFLKKYPAPQMLELLEELGRLILFTRQMDMLMSGRPMVEWLAQAYAAKNYNLSENGE; this comes from the coding sequence ATGGTCAAACGCATCGGCAAAATCTTGAATCGCCTGCGGGGCGGCAACGGGAGCTTGGGTCCCGGGGCCCACGGGGAGCTCAAGCTGCGCTTCCGCGAGTTCAAGTATTTGCTGAGGGCCAACAACGAGGTGTTGGCCATCATCGCCGAAATCGAGCAACAGTTGGCCGAGGGCGGCCAGGTGGGCCTGGACTTTCTGCGCAGCCGCTACATCGCGGCCAGCTCCAAGGTCTACAAGATGATCCGCCACCTGGGCCACATCTCCGACAACCGCTACCCCCAATTGGAAGTGGCCTTCCACCGCATCCGGGCGGAGATCGACCGGATCCTGGAGGAGGGCGGCGGCACGCGCAGCGGGGTGTTGGTGTTGCCCCTGGAGAATTTGGAGCCCGGCGAGGCCCACCTGGCGGGCAGCAAGGCCTCCAACCTGGCCGAGCTGGCCCGGGCCGGGCTGCCGGTGCCCGAGGGCTTCGTGGTCACCACCGAGGCCTTCCGGAGCTTCATGGACTTCAGCGGCCTGGGAGGCGCCTTGCGCCAGGCGGTGATGATCCTGGAGGGATCCTCCCTGGCCGAGGTGGAAGATTTCAGCCGCCTGTTGCAACAGAAAATCTTGGACGCGCCCCTGCCGCCGGAGCTGGAAAAGGAGCTCAGGGCCGGGGCCGCGCGCCTGGGGGCGCAAGGGGCCAGGGGGCTCATCTCCCTGCGCTCCAGCGCGGTGGGCGAGGACACCCAAAGCTCCTTTGCCGGCCTTTACCGCAGCCTGTTGGGGGTCTCCCCGGATGGGGCGGCCTCGGCCTACCGGGCCGTGGTGGCCGCCCTGTTCGCGCCCGAGGCGGTGGTCTACCGCCGCCGCCGGGGCCTGTTGGACCAGGACGCGGAGATGGCGGTGTTGGTCCAAGCCATGGTGGAGCCCAAGGCCAGCGGGGTGATGTACACCACCGATCCCCTGGGCGGGGGCAAGGGGCCGCTTTTGATCAGCGCGGTGCGCGGGCTGGGCCAAAGCCTGGTGGACGGCTCGGTGGACCCGGACCTCTACCGCCTGGAGCGCCGCCACCCCCCGCTGCTGCTGGATTTTTGCCCCGGCGGCCAGAGGGAGAGCCTGGGCCTGGAGAACGAGGGCCTGAGCCGCAGCGGGCTGGACGAGGCCGGGCGGGAGGAACCCCCGCTCAGCGAAGGCCAGGCCCTGGAGCTAGCCCGCCTGGGCCTGGAGCTGGAGGAGCGCTTCACCTGTCCCCAGGACGTGGAATGGGCCCTCACCGGCGACAACCGCCTGGTGATCCTCCAATCGCGTCCTTTGCAGGTGTTGGCCGCGCGCGCCGGCGCGGAGGCCGCCCCCTCGGTGGAGCCTCTCCTTAGCGGCGGCCAAACCGCCCGGCCGGGTGCCGGTTCCGGGGTGGCTTTTGTGGTGGAGCCCGGCGGGGACCTCAAGGATTTTCCCGACGGCGGGGTGCTGGTGGCCAAGAGTTCCTCCCCGGCCTTGGCCGCGGCCCTGCCGCGGGCGGCGGCCTTGGTCACCGACGTGGGCGGGGTGGCCGGCCATCTGGCCTCCCTGGCCCGGGAAATGGGAGTGCCCGCCCTGGTGGGCACCGGCGAAGCCACCAAGCTGATAGCGCCGGGGCGGGAGATCACCGTGGACGCCGGAGGGCGGCGCATCTATCCCGGCCGGGTGACCGAGCTGACCGGCCCCGAGCCCTCCACCTCCCTGTGCCGCCCGCGTCCCTTGCCGATCCCCTACTGGCACCAGGCCGCCGGGCTCATCACCCGGCTCAACCTCACCGACCCCCATTCGCCGCGCTTCGCGCCGGCCCGCTGCTCCACCTTCCACGACATCATCCGCTACGTGCACGAGATGTCCTTCAAGGAGATGTTCCGCCTGGGCGACGAGGTGGGGCGCGATCCCGGCGGCGGCGCCCAGCGCCTGGAGGCGGTGCTGCCCTTTGAGTTGTGGCTCATAGACCTGGGCGGCGGGTTGAACGCCGGCGAGGGGGTGGCTATCAAGCCGGAGCAGGTGACCTCGCTTCCCGGGGCGGCCCTGCTGGGGGGCCTGTTGGACCCGGCGGTGGACTGGAACCGGCCCCGCCCGGTGAGCCTTAAGGGACTGGCCTCGGTGTTCAGCGCCTCGCTACTCACCCCACCCAGGGACGGCAAGGTGCGCGACATGGGCCAGCGGGCCTACGCCATCGTCAGCGCGGAGTACCTGAACTTCAACTGCCGGGTGGGCTACCACTTCACCGCCCTGGACAGCTTCGTGGGCGCCCAGCAAAACGACAACTACATCAGCTTCCGCTTCCACGGCGGCGCGGCCACCGAGGACCGCCGCCAGCTCAGGGCCGAGCTTATCGAGCGCCTGCTCACGGACCTGGGCTTTAGCGTGGAGCGCACCGGCGACCAGGTCAGCGCCTTCCTCAAGAAATACCCCGCGCCCCAGATGCTGGAACTCTTGGAGGAGTTGGGCCGCCTGATCCTGTTCACCCGGCAGATGGACATGCTCATGAGCGGCAGGCCCATGGTGGAATGGTTGGCCCAGGCCTATGCCGCCAAGAACTACAACCTGAGCGAAAACGGGGAGTGA
- a CDS encoding sensor histidine kinase, with translation MTRPYANLSRRMTIVALLVALLPLNGLGLGLYYYYNYTNTQALKEELRIRALNRATAIELFLAERTALLEVLAHGARLNQLSNESELAGLLSIMNRRSWSFVDLGIIDKQGLHRAYVGPYLLKEQKYLDAPWFQQAMQKGVYVSDVFLGFRQVPHFVIAVKHENGSDSWVLRATIDSDVFNRLVRTAQVGKSGDAYILDRQGRLQTPSRRGGKVLDPAPVDMSSVSPGSSVVERTTADGREVLTAFSWICGGKWLLVIDQDPREILGPLNLARNVELAVLGLASLFVMVAVFILVRLFIRQLRRNDEERAAIDAQLAHSARLVSLGRMAAGVAHEINNPLAAMSELAGEMQDILVPGELAKLEEGDVVGENLSRIQNQVERARGVTHRMLKFARRMEPHMEGIDINDVLRESYSFIEKEALFNNVKVQLDLNPNLPMVQSDRAQLQQVFLNLMDNALDAVGQGGRVRVSSQADGAWLTVKVSDSGPGVPADLAGRIFDPFFTTKDPGQGTGLGLSISHSIMQRLGGSLELENHPGQGATFVARLPNSPPDTA, from the coding sequence ATGACTCGTCCCTATGCCAACCTCTCGCGGCGCATGACCATTGTGGCCCTTTTGGTGGCCTTGTTGCCGCTCAACGGCCTGGGGCTGGGCCTGTATTACTATTACAACTACACCAACACCCAGGCCCTCAAGGAAGAGCTCAGGATAAGGGCCCTGAACCGGGCCACGGCCATCGAGCTGTTTTTGGCCGAGCGCACCGCTCTTTTGGAGGTGTTGGCCCATGGGGCGCGCCTGAACCAACTGAGCAACGAAAGCGAGCTGGCCGGCCTGCTCTCTATCATGAACCGCCGCTCCTGGAGCTTCGTGGACCTGGGCATCATCGACAAACAAGGCCTTCACCGCGCCTACGTGGGCCCCTACCTGCTCAAGGAACAGAAGTACCTGGACGCGCCCTGGTTCCAGCAGGCCATGCAAAAGGGGGTCTACGTCAGCGACGTGTTCCTGGGCTTCCGCCAGGTGCCCCACTTCGTCATCGCGGTGAAGCACGAGAACGGCAGCGACAGCTGGGTGCTTCGGGCCACCATCGATTCGGACGTGTTCAACCGCCTGGTGCGCACCGCCCAGGTGGGCAAGTCCGGCGACGCCTACATCCTGGACCGTCAGGGACGTTTGCAGACGCCCTCGCGCCGGGGGGGCAAGGTGTTGGACCCCGCCCCGGTGGACATGAGTTCGGTGTCGCCGGGCAGTTCGGTGGTGGAGCGCACCACCGCCGACGGCCGCGAGGTGCTCACCGCCTTTTCCTGGATCTGCGGCGGCAAGTGGCTGTTGGTCATCGACCAGGACCCCCGGGAGATCCTGGGGCCGCTCAACCTGGCGCGCAACGTGGAGCTGGCCGTGCTGGGCCTGGCCAGCCTGTTCGTAATGGTGGCGGTGTTCATCCTGGTTCGCCTGTTCATCCGTCAGCTTAGGCGCAACGACGAGGAGCGGGCGGCCATCGACGCCCAGCTGGCCCACTCGGCCCGCCTGGTCTCCCTGGGGCGCATGGCCGCCGGGGTGGCCCATGAGATCAACAACCCCCTGGCCGCCATGAGCGAGCTGGCCGGCGAGATGCAGGACATCCTGGTGCCCGGCGAGCTGGCCAAGCTGGAAGAGGGCGACGTGGTGGGGGAAAACCTGAGCCGCATCCAGAACCAGGTTGAGCGGGCCCGCGGGGTGACCCACCGCATGCTCAAGTTCGCCCGGCGCATGGAGCCCCACATGGAGGGCATCGACATCAACGACGTGCTGCGCGAGTCCTACTCCTTCATCGAGAAGGAGGCCCTGTTCAACAACGTGAAGGTGCAGCTCGACCTGAACCCCAACCTGCCCATGGTGCAAAGCGACCGGGCCCAGTTGCAGCAGGTGTTCTTGAACCTCATGGACAACGCCCTGGACGCGGTGGGCCAGGGGGGTCGCGTAAGGGTGAGCAGCCAGGCGGACGGCGCCTGGTTGACGGTGAAGGTCAGCGACAGCGGCCCCGGAGTGCCGGCCGATCTGGCCGGCCGCATCTTCGATCCTTTCTTCACCACCAAGGATCCCGGCCAGGGGACCGGCCTGGGGCTTTCCATCAGCCACTCCATAATGCAGCGTTTGGGCGGCTCTCTGGAGTTGGAGAACCATCCGGGGCAAGGGGCCACCTTTGTGGCGCGCCTGCCCAATTCGCCGCCCGACACGGCGTGA
- a CDS encoding response regulator codes for MNPFKVLVVDDERDFLESLVRRLQRRSVDATGVTSGEAALEHMRVHKVDVVVLDVKMPGMNGIEALRRIKHSYPEVEVILLTGHASVESGVEGLALEAFDYLIKPVKLDELIERIMEAYDRRKVVGELAGSPPPDAP; via the coding sequence ATGAACCCATTCAAGGTATTGGTGGTGGACGACGAGCGGGACTTTCTGGAGTCCCTGGTGCGGCGCCTGCAACGGCGCTCGGTGGACGCCACCGGAGTCACCAGCGGCGAGGCCGCCCTGGAGCACATGCGCGTGCACAAGGTGGACGTGGTGGTCTTGGACGTGAAGATGCCGGGCATGAACGGCATCGAGGCCCTGCGCCGCATCAAACACAGCTACCCCGAGGTGGAGGTGATCCTGCTCACCGGTCACGCCTCGGTTGAATCAGGGGTGGAGGGGTTGGCCCTGGAGGCCTTTGACTATCTCATCAAGCCGGTGAAGCTCGACGAGCTCATCGAACGCATCATGGAGGCCTACGACCGGCGCAAGGTGGTCGGCGAACTGGCCGGCTCCCCGCCGCCCGACGCCCCCTAG
- a CDS encoding PEP/pyruvate-binding domain-containing protein produces the protein MNLVEHFRRLFAQRPQPADEQEVERLRAEFAARYRCFRDLLCANQRALEALAELEQAQEGSAPPSMAFVRGRATAMAVNVFRMIQNLEALAPDRYPGLSPSFQAVQAAVQGPLGPAPAPSEGPLVLPLTQAALGGEALAGPKMALLGRVAAELGLAVPPGLVITTRAYALVVEHNGLAEEIARLLQIADLERMDSLLATCSQVQGLFMRAHIPPELDQAVEEGLDALDDGGHQPLRLALRSSAQGEDAPGASFAGQFTSELNVDPSRWGEAYRGVIASLFSPPAVSYRRHMGLRDEDAAMAVGCLAMVPARAGGVAYSADPLNPDQPGVLVSSCWGLPKAVVDGSWDCDQFRVTPGPPARLAQATVAAKPRQYVCDPVEGVLPSLVGPELRDEPSLSKAQALEVAEAARRLQEHFGGPQDVEWALDQEGGLVILQCRPLPVGDRPGRRALVKGAEQHLLLRGGTTASPGAAAGQVRWVQTGGDAVAFGEGEVLAVEQPLPRWAPLLGRAAALVAVKGGEAGHLASVAREFGVPALLGVGPAGRELAQGREVTVDAGGRAVYAGRLPLADRPAAEPRLPDTPVRRALAQVVAQAAPLNLLDPEDPGFTPEACRTLHDLTRFCHQKAVEEMFSQAGREHFPLHAARQLYYHAPMQWWIIDLEDGLRHPLAEKYVRIEDILCAPFHAFWEGLLEIPWQGPPPMDAKGMASVMFQATMNPALNTGVKSSLAERNYFLITKQFMNLQSRVGFHFSSLEAMVTPNAPENLVSFCFRGGAADEGRRRARLTFLEEFLAGLGMAVSLKGDALLARSEELEAPRCLGLVKSLGYLTMHTRQLDMIMASPQRVEYYRAKIAADLAALRPPAGA, from the coding sequence ATGAACCTGGTCGAGCACTTCCGCCGCCTCTTCGCCCAACGCCCCCAGCCGGCGGACGAACAAGAGGTGGAGCGCCTGCGGGCCGAGTTCGCGGCCCGCTACCGTTGCTTCCGCGATTTGCTCTGCGCCAACCAGCGGGCCTTGGAGGCCCTGGCCGAGCTGGAGCAGGCCCAGGAGGGGAGCGCCCCGCCCAGCATGGCCTTTGTGCGGGGCCGGGCCACCGCCATGGCGGTGAACGTTTTTCGCATGATCCAGAACCTGGAGGCCCTGGCCCCGGACCGTTATCCCGGCCTGAGCCCCAGCTTCCAGGCGGTGCAAGCGGCGGTGCAGGGCCCCCTGGGCCCCGCGCCCGCGCCTTCGGAAGGCCCCCTGGTGCTGCCCCTGACCCAGGCGGCGCTGGGCGGCGAGGCCCTGGCCGGGCCCAAGATGGCCCTGTTGGGCCGGGTGGCGGCCGAGCTGGGCCTAGCCGTGCCGCCGGGTCTGGTCATCACCACCCGGGCCTACGCCCTGGTGGTGGAGCACAACGGCCTGGCCGAGGAGATCGCCCGGCTGCTGCAAATCGCCGACCTGGAGCGCATGGACAGCTTGCTGGCCACCTGTTCCCAGGTGCAGGGCCTGTTCATGCGGGCTCATATCCCCCCCGAGCTGGATCAGGCGGTGGAGGAGGGCCTGGACGCCCTGGACGACGGCGGCCACCAGCCCCTGCGTCTGGCCCTGCGCTCCAGCGCCCAGGGCGAGGACGCGCCGGGGGCCTCCTTTGCCGGGCAGTTCACCAGCGAACTCAACGTGGATCCCTCCCGCTGGGGCGAGGCCTACCGGGGGGTGATCGCCAGCCTTTTCAGCCCCCCGGCCGTAAGCTATCGCCGCCACATGGGACTCAGGGACGAGGACGCGGCCATGGCCGTGGGCTGTCTGGCCATGGTGCCGGCCCGGGCCGGGGGCGTGGCCTACAGCGCCGATCCCCTGAACCCGGACCAGCCGGGGGTGCTCGTCAGCTCTTGCTGGGGCCTGCCCAAGGCGGTGGTGGACGGCTCCTGGGACTGCGACCAGTTCCGGGTGACTCCCGGCCCGCCGGCCCGCCTGGCCCAGGCAACGGTGGCGGCCAAGCCGCGGCAATACGTCTGCGATCCCGTGGAGGGGGTGCTGCCTTCCCTGGTGGGACCGGAGCTCAGGGACGAGCCCAGCCTGAGCAAGGCCCAGGCCTTGGAGGTGGCCGAGGCGGCCCGGCGGCTGCAGGAGCATTTCGGCGGGCCCCAGGACGTGGAATGGGCCTTGGATCAGGAGGGCGGGCTGGTCATCCTGCAATGCCGCCCCCTGCCGGTGGGGGATCGGCCGGGGCGCCGGGCCCTGGTCAAGGGGGCCGAGCAACACCTGCTCCTGCGCGGCGGCACCACCGCCAGCCCCGGCGCGGCGGCGGGCCAGGTGCGCTGGGTGCAGACCGGGGGCGACGCGGTGGCCTTTGGCGAGGGCGAGGTGCTGGCCGTGGAGCAGCCTTTGCCCCGTTGGGCCCCCCTGCTGGGACGGGCCGCGGCCCTGGTGGCGGTAAAAGGCGGGGAAGCGGGGCATTTGGCCAGCGTGGCCCGCGAGTTCGGGGTGCCCGCTCTGTTGGGGGTGGGCCCGGCGGGCCGGGAGCTAGCCCAGGGCCGGGAAGTCACGGTGGACGCCGGCGGCCGGGCGGTGTACGCCGGGCGCCTGCCCCTGGCCGACCGCCCGGCGGCGGAGCCGCGCCTGCCCGACACCCCGGTGCGCCGGGCCCTGGCCCAGGTCGTCGCCCAGGCCGCGCCGCTCAACCTGCTGGACCCCGAGGACCCCGGCTTCACCCCCGAGGCCTGCCGCACCCTGCACGATCTGACCCGCTTTTGCCACCAAAAGGCGGTGGAAGAGATGTTCTCCCAGGCGGGCCGGGAGCACTTTCCCTTGCACGCCGCCCGCCAGCTCTATTATCACGCGCCCATGCAGTGGTGGATCATCGACCTGGAAGACGGGCTGCGCCACCCCCTGGCCGAAAAATACGTGCGCATCGAGGATATCTTGTGCGCCCCCTTCCACGCCTTTTGGGAGGGCCTGTTGGAGATTCCCTGGCAGGGGCCGCCGCCCATGGACGCCAAGGGCATGGCCTCGGTGATGTTCCAGGCCACCATGAACCCGGCCCTCAACACGGGGGTGAAAAGCAGCCTGGCCGAGCGCAACTACTTCCTGATCACCAAACAGTTCATGAACCTGCAATCCAGGGTGGGCTTCCATTTCTCCTCCCTGGAGGCCATGGTCACTCCCAATGCGCCGGAAAACCTGGTGAGCTTCTGCTTTAGGGGAGGGGCGGCGGACGAGGGCCGCCGGCGGGCCCGGCTAACCTTCCTGGAGGAGTTCCTGGCGGGTTTGGGCATGGCGGTGAGCCTCAAGGGCGACGCCTTGCTGGCGCGCTCCGAGGAATTGGAGGCTCCCCGGTGCCTGGGACTGGTCAAGTCCCTGGGCTATCTGACCATGCACACCCGCCAGCTGGACATGATCATGGCCAGCCCCCAGCGGGTGGAGTACTACCGGGCCAAGATCGCCGCCGACCTGGCCGCGCTGCGCCCGCCCGCCGGGGCTTGA
- a CDS encoding ATP-binding protein: protein MPIPSHAPVLAAPQATADTYARFLRWLAGQRDEIIDQWVERLTLMSPSYRRRPTAELYQTVTEAFRANQQALESGDLGLMDRFIDFITEKRLHAGFPLSDVQKAFELFRELVMERLCQGDLTGYLPECLPRVNACLAYTIHRFSDCFQGMHERYLRQHAHQLERQVHARTAELAESERRYKTLVDEINDGYFIIQGERIVFANQTFCQMHGAGLESVVGGRFADFVAPEDRPLVMGAVWEALAHRSGGGQLGYDRAGCPADQTATEIKFKVVDLGQGPVTIGVCRDISQRVALEATIRGHERMAYVGKVAASLSHEIRNPLSTCTLNMLILKQKLNLDGFDRRRLELTVRELTRLEDILRELLDLARPLELNRRPSHLPQVAKDCLDLLAGKVHAQGISIYQRHARGLPPAEVDPDKIEQALLNLLLNAIDSVETGGRITVWTRRVAQDRQDWAELGVHDNGPGIDPKLKENLFAPFATNKAHGTGLGLSNVKRVVEAHGGRVLVKSRPGLGATFMMRLPWTS from the coding sequence ATGCCCATACCCAGCCATGCCCCGGTCTTGGCCGCGCCCCAAGCAACGGCGGACACCTATGCCCGCTTTCTGCGGTGGTTGGCGGGCCAGCGGGACGAGATCATAGACCAATGGGTGGAACGCCTCACCCTGATGTCGCCCTCCTACCGCCGCCGCCCCACCGCCGAGCTGTATCAGACGGTGACCGAGGCCTTCCGGGCCAACCAGCAGGCCCTGGAAAGCGGCGACCTGGGGCTCATGGACCGCTTCATCGACTTCATCACCGAAAAGCGCCTGCACGCGGGCTTTCCCCTTTCGGACGTGCAAAAGGCCTTTGAGCTGTTCCGGGAGTTGGTGATGGAGCGCCTGTGCCAGGGAGATCTGACCGGCTATTTGCCCGAGTGCCTGCCGCGCGTCAACGCCTGCCTGGCCTACACCATCCACCGCTTTTCCGACTGCTTCCAGGGCATGCACGAGCGCTATCTGCGCCAGCACGCCCACCAGCTGGAGCGCCAGGTGCACGCCCGCACCGCCGAGCTGGCCGAGAGCGAACGGCGCTACAAGACCCTGGTGGACGAGATCAACGACGGATATTTCATCATCCAGGGAGAGCGCATCGTCTTTGCCAACCAGACTTTTTGCCAGATGCACGGGGCCGGCCTGGAGAGCGTGGTGGGGGGGCGGTTCGCCGATTTCGTGGCCCCCGAAGACCGGCCCCTGGTCATGGGCGCGGTGTGGGAGGCCTTGGCCCATCGCTCCGGCGGGGGGCAGTTGGGGTACGACCGGGCCGGTTGCCCGGCCGACCAGACGGCCACGGAGATCAAGTTCAAGGTGGTGGACCTGGGCCAGGGCCCGGTGACCATCGGGGTGTGCCGGGACATCAGTCAGCGGGTGGCCCTGGAGGCCACCATCCGGGGGCACGAACGCATGGCCTACGTGGGCAAGGTGGCCGCCTCGCTTTCCCACGAGATACGCAACCCCCTGTCCACCTGCACCCTGAACATGCTAATCCTCAAGCAGAAGCTGAACCTGGACGGCTTCGACCGCCGCCGCCTGGAGCTTACGGTGCGGGAGCTGACCCGCCTGGAGGACATCCTGCGCGAGCTCTTGGACCTGGCCCGGCCCCTGGAGCTGAACCGCCGCCCGTCCCATCTGCCCCAGGTGGCCAAGGACTGCCTGGATCTGTTGGCCGGCAAGGTGCACGCCCAGGGGATCAGTATCTACCAGCGCCACGCCCGGGGCCTGCCCCCGGCCGAGGTGGACCCGGACAAGATCGAACAGGCCCTGTTGAACCTCTTGCTCAACGCCATCGATTCGGTGGAGACGGGGGGGCGCATCACCGTATGGACCCGGCGGGTGGCCCAAGACCGGCAAGACTGGGCCGAGCTGGGGGTGCACGACAACGGACCGGGCATCGATCCCAAGCTCAAGGAGAACCTTTTCGCTCCCTTTGCCACCAACAAGGCCCACGGCACCGGCCTGGGCCTGAGCAACGTCAAAAGGGTGGTGGAGGCCCACGGGGGCCGGGTGCTGGTCAAGAGCCGTCCCGGCCTGGGGGCAACTTTCATGATGAGGCTGCCGTGGACAAGCTGA